Below is a genomic region from Corvus hawaiiensis isolate bCorHaw1 chromosome 24, bCorHaw1.pri.cur, whole genome shotgun sequence.
tCTCTCTGGCTGGCTGCTGGGGTTCCTCCATCGGCCAGGATTTAATCCAGCCCTCACTCCCCGAAGGTTTTGGAGGATCCCACTGCCCGTACTGGGGGGCTGGCCGGGGTCCCTCTTCCCCGCGGGCAGATGCCAGGGTGACCcgcaggcagagcccagggcacagaGAGCCCCTTGCCCGCACAGCCCCTCACGTTCCACTCTCTGCGCACACCCGCGTGAACCTCCCCAGTATCACCCCTCACTCGTGTTCAGCCCACGCGTGCACGGCGGGGGCCGGTGCTCGGTCCCCCGTGGGACTCCTCCCGCAGCGACCCGACGGGTGGCGGGGACCGGGAACGGGGGAGGATGGGGGGGCTGCTCACCGACCCCCCCGCGGGGAGGCGGGGGTGGGGTGCTAATCCCCGTAATCCCCGACGGGACGGGACAGGCAGGTGCGGCGGCCAAtggcggggggcgggggggcggcgggaccGCCCCCGGCCGCAGGTGCCCAAAGCAGGCCGCGCCGCaccgctcccggtgccgctcccgTCCCGTCGGCGCTGCTCCCGGTGCCGCTTCCGTCCCATCGGCGCGGTCCCGTCACGCCGTTCCCGCTCCCGTCCGATCGGTGCCGGTCCCTCGGTGCCGGTGACGGTCCCGCCCCGTCAgtgccgctcccggtgctgATCCCGTCCCGTCCGGTGGGCGCGGATGGCGGCGCGCGGCGCGGGcccgtggctgctgctggccgCGGTTCTGTGCGCGGCGGCCGAGCCGCGCTGCCCGTCGTGCCCGGAGGGCGCGGAGCGGCggctgctggaggaggtggCCAAGAAGCAGCTGTTGGAAAAGCTGCGGCTCCGCGATCGGCCGCGGCTCGCCCACGCCGTGCCCCGCGCCGCGGTGGCCCGCGCCCTGCGGCGGCTGCAGGCGGGAGGCGCCCACCGGAGCCCCGGGGTTAccggcgaggaggaggaggaggagcagggctaCGAGATCATCAGTTTCGCGGAGGCAGGTGGGTGCGCGACCCTCGACGGGGCGCGGGTGAGCCCGGTGAGCCCCGGGGCGAGGGGTCCGTGCCCTGCCGCGCTGGGGACCCCCAGGGACGCGCAGCCCCGCGGGGTGCGGGGACCCGGACCCACGCGGGCTGTGGATAACTCTGGAGTCACCGCACTCGTCGCGCATCAGTGACATCCCCGCTGCGCGAGGGCTCAGCCTGGGAGGCGGAGGTgccccctctcctgctcctgcctgttgGGACCCTGCGCCCTGAGGGGCTGCAATGACCCCCCAAAACATGGGGCTCCCCAGGGTGCCTGGGACTCCCGAGTAGCTAGAGATGGGAGCTGCAGGATTAGCTTGGGGGGCTGGAAACACTTTCCAGCCTCACCCTGTGAAGAGGGGCCAGGTGAGAGCAAGCTCCCCTTCTGCACCCCTTCTGCCAGGCAGCGTGGGACAGCCCCCCATTCCGGAGGTTGCATTCCCAGGGAAGGTTGGAGGACAGATGAAGCTGGAAGTCTTGACTTGCCGGATGGCCGGGGAGCATCCCTCAGCGCTCACCTTCTCATGCCTTTCTCCCTTCAGATCTCACATCTCCCTCCAGTCTGGGGCTGCAATTCCAGTTCAGCCAGGCGCAGGACCAGGACATTCGCATCCTGCAGGCTCAGCTCTGGCTCTACCTGCGAGTGCCCCGGGCCGGCCTCACCCTGAGGATCTTCCTGGCCAGCGAGGCCGGGGCCGTGGCGCGGGGCAATCGCACGCTGCTGGGGGAGAGGCGGCTGAGCACAGCGGACAGCGGCTggctctccttccccctcctgccGGCCCTGCAGAGCTTCTTCGGGGGGCAGAGCCGGACCCTGCGGGTGGAACTGGAGAGCTGGCGGGACGGGAGCAATATCATGGCACTGGTCAATGCCAGCTGGTCCCACCAGCCCTTCCTGGTGGCCAAGGTGAAGGTGAGGGAGCCCGAACACCACGTGGCCAAGCGCAGCCTCCGCTGCAGCCAGAACTCCAACCTCTGCTGCCGCAAGGATTACTACGTGGACTTCCGTGACATCGGTTGGAACGACTGGATTATCAAGCCCGAGGGCTACCAGATAAACTACTGCGTGGGCCAGTGCCCTCTGCACGTGGCCGGCAGCCCTGGCATGGCCTCTTCCTTCCACACGGCCGTCTTCAACCTTGTCAAAGCCAACAACGTCCGGGCGTTGGGGCATTCCTGCTGCGTGCCCACGCGGCGCCGGCCGCTCTCCGTCCTCTACTTCGATCGCAACAGCAATATTGTCAAGACTGACATTCCCGACATGATTGTTGATGCCTGTGGCTGTAGTTagggctgggggagctgtgctgggaccccccttctcctctggtggagggggaaggagctggagagctCCGTGAGCTGGAGTCAGCCCTCGGTGCAATGGACCCCTTTGGAAAGGTTGGGAGGGAGAGGGTCTtgtcagggggagcagggaATCTCTGGAGAGTGCCCGGAGCAGGGGTCTCTGGGGACATATGGGACCGAGCCAAAGCCACATTGGTCTACCCAAGCCTGGGCTGTGGGTGTTGTTGACTCTGGACATCCCTGCCTGCGCTGTCCCCAAGCTGATCCCACATTCCTGGTGGTCACATTCCCCTCTGGTGTGGGGGCCCCACTTGGTTCACATTCAGTGTCTGATGAGGGGTTGAGACGTGGCTTTCTTGGGAGCAGAGTGGATGCAGAAACGGAGCTGCTTCCTCCAGGCAGGAAGCTGGAGGACAAGGCAGTCCCGCTTGTTTCCCTACTGAACAAACCTTCCTGCACCCAGTTCAGGCCTGGTTTTGGGGACAGATGGAATGGGGCACAGATAACAGGCCTGGGAGAGGGGGATGAAGGGTAGGACTTTCTCAAGAACCCCAAAACAGCAGTGACTGGACAAAGTTCTCTGATCCCTGGAGGGCGCGGAGCTGTGAGGGCCAAGCTTCCAGGTCCTgtgtgcttttcctttccttgggtTTGTGCTTTCCTCCCCTGTTCCCACCCCCAGCCAGGTCTCCTCCAGCCTGGTGCCTCCATGAGGGGAGCTCCAGCTGAAACTTTGCCTTCAAGACCACACTCAAGGTACAGATTTGGTTTATGCCACTGGCTTTGCAGCTGTTCCTACTTTCTCAGTTCCTGCAGCTGTTGGGACTCGCTGGTGCTCCATCCTCTCTGCTGAAGATCcccctctgccttccccttCCTCGTGCACCCACATGGCCTCCACTTTAATTTATTATAAAACGTTTTGGTGTGACTTTCGGAATAAATGGGTGGAAATGCAAGATCCAGGCTCTGGCTGCTTTTTCCTGGGAccacctgcagggatggggtgaggGAGAGAGGGTCCTGCTTGGCCAGAAGAGTCCAGATCCCTCAGGCACTGGGGCTGCATGGCACTGCCATACTGGAAgctgtggggagctgtgggcttCGAGGGGCTCCTGGCGTGCTCACAAGGCCTCTGCAGGGGGGTCTTCCCTGCAGATGGGGTTCCCAGGAATCAAGCAGGGGCTGGGAACCAGGTCCCACCTCACTAGGGATTGGAGAGGGGTGGGAGCATCAAagctgtgtcccagcagggcaggcacTGGGAGGCATCACCCAGCTTGGAGATGCTCTTCTCCACCTGGAACAATCCCAAGTGCAACTCTGGTCGCTCTGGCTGCAGGTGGGTGATCCCAATTGCTGAGCCACAGCccacccccaaat
It encodes:
- the LOC125337641 gene encoding inhibin beta C chain-like, whose product is MAARGAGPWLLLAAVLCAAAEPRCPSCPEGAERRLLEEVAKKQLLEKLRLRDRPRLAHAVPRAAVARALRRLQAGGAHRSPGVTGEEEEEEQGYEIISFAEADLTSPSSLGLQFQFSQAQDQDIRILQAQLWLYLRVPRAGLTLRIFLASEAGAVARGNRTLLGERRLSTADSGWLSFPLLPALQSFFGGQSRTLRVELESWRDGSNIMALVNASWSHQPFLVAKVKVREPEHHVAKRSLRCSQNSNLCCRKDYYVDFRDIGWNDWIIKPEGYQINYCVGQCPLHVAGSPGMASSFHTAVFNLVKANNVRALGHSCCVPTRRRPLSVLYFDRNSNIVKTDIPDMIVDACGCS